The Equus asinus isolate D_3611 breed Donkey chromosome 22, EquAss-T2T_v2, whole genome shotgun sequence genome has a segment encoding these proteins:
- the IFNG gene encoding interferon gamma: protein MNYTSFILAFQLCAILGSSTYYCQAAFFKEIENLKEYFNASSPDVGDGGPLFLDILKNWKEDSDKKIIQSQIVSFYFKLFENLKDNQVIQKSMDTIKEDLFVKFFNSSTSKLEDFQKLIQIPVNDLKVQRKAISELIKVMNDLSPKANLRKRKRSQNPFRGRRALQ from the exons ATGAATTATACAAGTTTTATCTTGGCTTTTCAGCTGTGTGCGATTTTGGGTTCTTctacctattactgccaggccgcgttttttaaagaaatagaaaacctaaagGAATATTTT aaCGCAAGTAGCCCAGATGTAGGGGATGGCGGGCCTCTTTTCCTGGATATCTTGAAGAACTGGAAAGAG GATAGTgacaaaaaaataattcagagcCAAATCGTCTCCTTCTACTTCAAACTCTTTGAAAACTTGAAAGATAACCAGGTCATTCAAAAGAGCATGGACACCATCAAGGAAGACCTGTTCGTTAAGTTCTTCAACAGCAGCACCAGCAAGCTGGAAGACTTCCAAAAGCTGATTCAAATTCCG GTAAATGATCTGAAGGTCCAGCGCAAAGCAATAAGTGAACTCATCAAAGTGATGAATGATCTGTCGCCCAAAGCTAACCTGAGGAAGCGGAAGAGGAGTCAGAATCCATTTCGAGGCCGGAGAGCGTTGCAATAG